A stretch of the Arachis stenosperma cultivar V10309 chromosome 6, arast.V10309.gnm1.PFL2, whole genome shotgun sequence genome encodes the following:
- the LOC130933101 gene encoding uclacyanin-3-like — protein MAKAIALVGSSFLILLLASQTVFATDYTVGDASGWTNFGVDYKTWASGKTFKVGDTLTFNYDTSTHQVAEVSESDYGSCSSSNAIKTYSDGKTKITLSKAGSYYFLCPTAGHCSSGMKLQVTASGSSGGSPPSSGSSPKSPSGSPSTPSTTPATPSSPAPKDNAAVGVSSGVTQFIGALLASALVLGFVF, from the exons ATGGCTAAAGCTATAGCATTGGTTGGTTCTTCATTCTTGATTTTGTTGTTGGCTTCTCAAACTGTTTTTGCAACGGATTACACTGTTGGAGATGCTTCTGGATGGACTAACTTTGGTGTTGATTACAAAACCTGGGCCAGTGGAAAAACATTCAAAGTTGGTGATACTCTAA CTTTCAACTATGACACAAGCACCCACCAAGTGGCCGAAGTGAGCGAAAGCGACTACGGTAGCTGCAGTTCAAGCAACGCAATCAAAACCTACAGCGATGGCAAAACCAAGATCACACTTTCCAAGGCAGGCAGTTACTACTTCTTGTGCCCAACAGCTGGTCACTGCTCTAGTGGCATGAAACTTCAAGTAACGGCTTCTGGTTCTTCTGGTGGGTCCCCTCCTTCAAGTGGGTCCTCACCCAAGTCCCCAAGTGGGTCCCCTTCTACTCCCTCAACTACACCAGCTACTCCTTCTTCACCTGCACCCAAGGATAACGCTGCAGTTGGTGTTTCTAGTGGCGTTACTCAATTCATTGGGGCTTTGCTTGCTTCTGCTCTTGTTTTGGGATTTGTGTTCTAG